A DNA window from Doryrhamphus excisus isolate RoL2022-K1 chromosome 2, RoL_Dexc_1.0, whole genome shotgun sequence contains the following coding sequences:
- the pex13 gene encoding peroxisome biogenesis factor 13: MDSQPPPKPWERRIPGTIGTPVNYRSTDFGPPAGLSVSTGPPVLTRVAPPLPPRPVQQSYRPAYSSFTSSYSPYGGSMYGGYSPYSYSYSGGYGHGGYGRFSQAQEVVPSRFVQQAEESSRGAFQSIESIVQAFASVSMMLDATFSAVYNSFRAVLDVANHLTRLRAHLTRVLSAFALVRTLRYLYRRLQRLLGRGSNAEVEDLWADSVSDALATSAPRGPGAAMDDQAVKSWPILLFFAVVLGGPYLIWKLLSSATGSEDRATNWATGEDDHVVARAEYDFTASTEEEVSFRAGDMLNLAPKEQQPRVRGWLLASLDGQTTGLVPANYVKVLGKRKGHKHVETEWEQGSSQASRTNVAANVNPSPEESLECAYKETQTSKSNSSAVVNIPDKTDL, translated from the exons ATGGACTCCCAACCACCGCCAAAGCCCTGGGAAAGGCGTATTCCCGGGACGATTGGTACACCTGTAAATTACAG GTCTACAGACTTTGGACCACCTGCAGGCCTCTCTGTGTCAACCGGCCCTCCTGTCCTGACCAGAGTTGCACCACCGTTGCCCCCTCGTCCCGTCCAGCAGTCATACCGTCCAGCTTACAGCTCCTTCACCTCTTCTTACAGTCCCTACGGGGGCTCCATGTATGGAGGCTACAGCCCctacagctacagctacagCGGTGGCTACGGCCATGGAGGATACGGTCGCTTCTCCCAAGCGCAGGAAGTTGTCCCCAGTCGCTTTGTGCAGCAGGCAGAAGAAAGCAGTCGCGGTGCTTTCCAGTCCATCGAAAGCATCGTGCAAGCCTTCGCCTCGGTTAGCATGATGCTGGACGCCACATTTTCAGCGGTCTATAACAGCTTCCGTGCTGTCCTGGACGTGGCCAACCACCTGACGCGGTTACGAGCACATCTCACCAGGGTTTTGTCAGCATTCGCTTTGGTGCGCACGTTGAGGTACCTCTACCGGCGCTTGCAGAGACTACTGGGACGGGGGTCAAATGCTGAGGTGGAGGACTTATGGGCCGACAGTGTAAGCGATGCCCTGGCTACGAGTGCACCCAGAGGCCCTGGAGCAGCCATGGACGATCAAGCTGTTAAGTCGTGGCCAatccttttgttttttgctgtcGTTCTGGGGGGACCCTACCTAATTTGGAAACTGCTCAGTTCTGCCACTGGCTCTGAAGACAGGG CCACAAACTGGGCCACTGGGGAGGACGACCACGTGGTGGCGAGAGCAGAGTATGATTTCACAGCTTCTACTGAGGAGGAGGTCTCGTTCCGAGCTGGAGATATGCTCAACCTGGCGCCTAAAG AGCAACAGCCCCGCGTGCGTGGATGGCTGCTGGCCAGCCTGGACGGGCAGACCACCGGCCTGGTCCCAGCCAATTACGTCAAGGTCCTGGGCAAGAGGAAAGGCCACAAGCACGTGGAGACGGAGTGGGAGCAAGGGAGCTCGCAGGCCTCCCGAACCAACGTCGCTGCAAACGTGAATCCATCGCCCGAGGAGTCGTTAGAGTGCGCGTACAAAGAAACACAAACGTCCAAGTCCAACTCCAGCGCGGTGGTTAACATCCCGGATAAAACTGACCTGTGA
- the rel gene encoding proto-oncogene c-Rel isoform X1, with amino-acid sequence MDDLLPSMLGVDPHMMAEPAIRIFEQPKRKGMRFRYECEGRSAGSILGEKSTDNNRTYPSLQILNYCGRGKVCVYLVTKNEPYRPHPHGLVGKDCKDGYYEAEFGPDRKVIAFQNLGIRCVKKKEVKDAIIERISRGINPFNVPREQLLQTDEYDLNVVRLCIQVFLQDETSHYTRALNPVVSNPIYDNRASKTAELKICRVNSNSGSVKGGDEIFLLCDKVQKDDIEVRFFSDGWEAKGSFSQADVHRQVAVVFKTPPFYNTSITETVTVQMQLRRPSDQEVSEPLDFRYLPDDKDPYGYNRKKRSRENLMKMTGLSAVPFSGLAMSRQRAVPHNRTNMQKDNMYNMRQPSPSMQQQPTVFNQPYHANVPVNHSWTNPNAVIPMDTVSINPSNAMTKLSHPKNNQLQHQNRASGYSCESDGLPQLSMRDLQCLDAAGMSQPESHSLLYMHHQREERASDHPGQNHLGSQNQGLQSRWNNFQKTFDCSVPVGEGGALGIGSFPLLEGMEKNEFLKGQVRGGCQIGFPLKQEPQIPIGQESNVPVMTFPGENHGNTYTNLLPRCLGNGMNVSRQDAGGKTQPSETHFATVADWLRAETVNPCSQSSNYKE; translated from the exons ATGGATG ATCTTCTGCCCTCCATGCTCGGGGTCGATCCACACATGA TGGCCGAGCCAGCGATCCGGATCTTCGAGCAGCCCAAGCGGAAAGGAATGCGCTTCCGATACGAGTGTGAGGGTCGCTCGGCCGGCAGCATCCTCGGAGAGAAAAGTACGGACAACAACAGAACCTACCCCAGTCTGCAG ATTCTGAATTACTGCGGCCGGGGtaaagtgtgtgtttatttggtgACAAAGAACGAGCCATACAGGCCGCATCCGCACGGCCTGGTGGGCAAGGACTGCAAAGACGGATACTACGAGGCCGAGTTCGGGCCGGATCGCAAAGTGATTGC TTTCCAGAATCTGGGCATCCGGTGTGTGAAGAAGAAGGAGGTGAAAGATGCCATTATCGAGAGGATTAGCAGAGGGATCAACCCATTCAATG TGCCGCGAGAGCAGCTGCTGCAGACAGACGAGTATGACCTCAACGTGGTCCGCTTGTGTATACAGGTTTTCCTGCAGGATGAGACCAGCCACTACACCCGAGCACTGAACCCCGTGGTCAGCAACCCCATCTATGACAACA GGGCTTCGAAAACGGCAGAGCTGAAGATCTGTCGGGTGAACAGCAACAGCGGCTCAGTGAAGGGAGGAGACGAGATCTTCCTGCTTTGTGATAAAGTACAAAAAG ATGACATCGAGGTACGATTTTTCTCCGATGGCTGGGAGGCCAAAGGCTCATTCTCCCAAGCCGATGTTCATCGCCAAGTGGCCGTCGTGTTTAAGACGCCGCCTTTCTATAACACCTCGATAACGGAGACGGTCACGGTGCAAATGCAGCTGCGGCGACCGTCTGATCAGGAGGTCAGCGAACCGCTGGATTTCCGATATCTCCCCGATGACAAAG acccTTACGGCTATAATAGAAAAAAGCGCAGTCGAGAGAACTTAATGAAGATGACGGGATTGTCAG CAGTTCCATTTTCTGGTTTGGCGATGAGCAGGCAAAGGGCCGTGCCACATAACAGGACCAACATgcagaaag ACAACATGTACAACATGAGGCAGCCTTCACCTTCAATGCAGCAGCAACCGACTGTCTTCAACCAACCGTACCACGCAAACGTTCCGGTCAACCATTCCTGGACAAATCCCAATGCGGTAATCCCGATGGATACCGTCAGCATCAATCCTTCTAACGCCATGACCAAGCTGTCCCATCCCAAGAATAATCAGTTACAGCATCAAAACCGTGCCTCTGGTTACTCCTGTGAAAGCGATGGACTCCCTCAGCTTTCCATGAGGGACCTGCAGTGCTTGGATGCGGCTGGGATGAGCCAGCCCGAGTCCCACTCACTCCTCTACATGCATCACCAGAGGGAAGAACGGGCCTCTGATCACCCGGGCCAGAACCACCTCGGGAGCCAGAACCAGGGTCTCCAATCTCGTTGGAACAATTTTCAGAAGACCTTTGACTGCTCCGTACCTGTCGGAGAAGGCGGAGCTCTTGGGATAGGATCGTTCCCGCTTTTGGAAGGGATGGAAAAGAATGAATTTTTAAAGGGCCAAGTCAGGGGAGGGTGTCAGATCGGATTCCCGCTCAAGCAGGAGCCCCAGATTCCGATAGGACAAGAGTCCAACGTACCTGTCATGACATTCCCAGGAGAAAACCATGGAAACACTTACACCAACCTGCTTCCTCGTTGTTTGGGAAATGGCATGAATGTGTCGAGGCAAGACGCTGGCGGAAAAACTCAGCCTTCCGAGACTCACTTTGCAACTGTGGCGGACTGGTTAAGAGCCGAGACGGTCAATCCGTGTAGTCAAAGCAGTAACTACAAGGAATGA
- the rel gene encoding proto-oncogene c-Rel isoform X2 — MDDLLPSMLGVDPHMMAEPAIRIFEQPKRKGMRFRYECEGRSAGSILGEKSTDNNRTYPSLQILNYCGRGKVCVYLVTKNEPYRPHPHGLVGKDCKDGYYEAEFGPDRKVIAFQNLGIRCVKKKEVKDAIIERISRGINPFNVPREQLLQTDEYDLNVVRLCIQVFLQDETSHYTRALNPVVSNPIYDNRASKTAELKICRVNSNSGSVKGGDEIFLLCDKVQKDDIEVRFFSDGWEAKGSFSQADVHRQVAVVFKTPPFYNTSITETVTVQMQLRRPSDQEVSEPLDFRYLPDDKDPYGYNRKKRSRENLMKMTGLSVPFSGLAMSRQRAVPHNRTNMQKDNMYNMRQPSPSMQQQPTVFNQPYHANVPVNHSWTNPNAVIPMDTVSINPSNAMTKLSHPKNNQLQHQNRASGYSCESDGLPQLSMRDLQCLDAAGMSQPESHSLLYMHHQREERASDHPGQNHLGSQNQGLQSRWNNFQKTFDCSVPVGEGGALGIGSFPLLEGMEKNEFLKGQVRGGCQIGFPLKQEPQIPIGQESNVPVMTFPGENHGNTYTNLLPRCLGNGMNVSRQDAGGKTQPSETHFATVADWLRAETVNPCSQSSNYKE; from the exons ATGGATG ATCTTCTGCCCTCCATGCTCGGGGTCGATCCACACATGA TGGCCGAGCCAGCGATCCGGATCTTCGAGCAGCCCAAGCGGAAAGGAATGCGCTTCCGATACGAGTGTGAGGGTCGCTCGGCCGGCAGCATCCTCGGAGAGAAAAGTACGGACAACAACAGAACCTACCCCAGTCTGCAG ATTCTGAATTACTGCGGCCGGGGtaaagtgtgtgtttatttggtgACAAAGAACGAGCCATACAGGCCGCATCCGCACGGCCTGGTGGGCAAGGACTGCAAAGACGGATACTACGAGGCCGAGTTCGGGCCGGATCGCAAAGTGATTGC TTTCCAGAATCTGGGCATCCGGTGTGTGAAGAAGAAGGAGGTGAAAGATGCCATTATCGAGAGGATTAGCAGAGGGATCAACCCATTCAATG TGCCGCGAGAGCAGCTGCTGCAGACAGACGAGTATGACCTCAACGTGGTCCGCTTGTGTATACAGGTTTTCCTGCAGGATGAGACCAGCCACTACACCCGAGCACTGAACCCCGTGGTCAGCAACCCCATCTATGACAACA GGGCTTCGAAAACGGCAGAGCTGAAGATCTGTCGGGTGAACAGCAACAGCGGCTCAGTGAAGGGAGGAGACGAGATCTTCCTGCTTTGTGATAAAGTACAAAAAG ATGACATCGAGGTACGATTTTTCTCCGATGGCTGGGAGGCCAAAGGCTCATTCTCCCAAGCCGATGTTCATCGCCAAGTGGCCGTCGTGTTTAAGACGCCGCCTTTCTATAACACCTCGATAACGGAGACGGTCACGGTGCAAATGCAGCTGCGGCGACCGTCTGATCAGGAGGTCAGCGAACCGCTGGATTTCCGATATCTCCCCGATGACAAAG acccTTACGGCTATAATAGAAAAAAGCGCAGTCGAGAGAACTTAATGAAGATGACGGGATTGTCAG TTCCATTTTCTGGTTTGGCGATGAGCAGGCAAAGGGCCGTGCCACATAACAGGACCAACATgcagaaag ACAACATGTACAACATGAGGCAGCCTTCACCTTCAATGCAGCAGCAACCGACTGTCTTCAACCAACCGTACCACGCAAACGTTCCGGTCAACCATTCCTGGACAAATCCCAATGCGGTAATCCCGATGGATACCGTCAGCATCAATCCTTCTAACGCCATGACCAAGCTGTCCCATCCCAAGAATAATCAGTTACAGCATCAAAACCGTGCCTCTGGTTACTCCTGTGAAAGCGATGGACTCCCTCAGCTTTCCATGAGGGACCTGCAGTGCTTGGATGCGGCTGGGATGAGCCAGCCCGAGTCCCACTCACTCCTCTACATGCATCACCAGAGGGAAGAACGGGCCTCTGATCACCCGGGCCAGAACCACCTCGGGAGCCAGAACCAGGGTCTCCAATCTCGTTGGAACAATTTTCAGAAGACCTTTGACTGCTCCGTACCTGTCGGAGAAGGCGGAGCTCTTGGGATAGGATCGTTCCCGCTTTTGGAAGGGATGGAAAAGAATGAATTTTTAAAGGGCCAAGTCAGGGGAGGGTGTCAGATCGGATTCCCGCTCAAGCAGGAGCCCCAGATTCCGATAGGACAAGAGTCCAACGTACCTGTCATGACATTCCCAGGAGAAAACCATGGAAACACTTACACCAACCTGCTTCCTCGTTGTTTGGGAAATGGCATGAATGTGTCGAGGCAAGACGCTGGCGGAAAAACTCAGCCTTCCGAGACTCACTTTGCAACTGTGGCGGACTGGTTAAGAGCCGAGACGGTCAATCCGTGTAGTCAAAGCAGTAACTACAAGGAATGA